The following coding sequences are from one Liolophura sinensis isolate JHLJ2023 chromosome 12, CUHK_Ljap_v2, whole genome shotgun sequence window:
- the LOC135479259 gene encoding uncharacterized protein CXorf58-like, whose amino-acid sequence MDRPCSQEGFNRRNAPKSGASRTSISVKLPTAGEDGRKSAESEHLSTAAPKESLPLGLGGLPGNIVINEPFPSPTSGLNFPQHFPATDYTHRYSSSDFPNQPRRSSIQERKLLEQTAASIIERAWISYRDRHMFRLLKHAVCAAENSLTSEILRKVSPKEASLLTDKSLQIRVRFRFGGCEFPPMIFFKIFMHTNGTGVKYISGKRVIKPDTEAAEDSLKQMGNRLFYDQILQDNIYQKQFRVTDEVDVTTLKDYMQYLANLDETPAYKGGKENYWRKLTLDDVPRHTMFYDIVDYLYSHRISDRLRAEVPLLMVRPINQGIQRQHIKIVSQFRPLPTVYTAPVSTHIGSHPIQYTGTERRSRQARLRAKKMRKAFGISERGDPEYGGDEGLEGMGVVGALEGGDDDWEDEANKLYEWTQELSFEDIAKTPRVVT is encoded by the exons ATGGATAGGCCTTGCAGCCAAGAGGGCTTCAACCGCAGAAATGCCCCTAAAAGTGGAGCAAGCAGAACGTCTATCAGCGTTAAACTACCAACAGCAGGCGAAGATGGCCGAAAATCGGCTGAAAGTGAACATTTAAGCACAGCAGCTCCAAAAGAGTCACTACCTCTGGGTCTAGGTGGTCTGCCTGGAAATATTGTAATAAATGAACCATTCCCATCTCCAACCAGTGGGTTGAACTTTCCACAACATTTTCCTGCTACAGACTATACACACCGTTATTCATCCTCAGACTTCCCCAACCAGCCACGCAGGTCCTCTATCCAGGAAAGAAA GTTATTAGAGCAGACTGCAGCAAGCATCATTGAGAGAGCCTGGATATCTTACCGTGACCGTCACATGTTTAGACTCCTTAAACATGCTGTGTGTGCAGCT GAAAACTCTCTGACCAGTGAAATATTAAGAAAGGTTTCCCCAAAAGAGGCCTCTCTCTTGACAGACAAAAGTTTACAAATCCGTGTAAGATTTAG ATTTGGAGGTTGTGAATTCCCCCCCATGATTTTCTTCAAGATCTTCATGCACACAAATGGTACTGGCGTCAAGTACATCAGTGGCAAGAGAGTGATAAAACCAGACACTGAG GCAGCAGAGGATTCCCTGAAGCAGATGGGAAACCGGTTGTTCTATGACCAGATACTACAGGACAATATCTACCAGAAGCAGTTCAGGGTCACAGATGAGGTGGATGTCACAACCCTGAAGGATTACATGCAG tatttgGCCAACCTTGATGAAACACCAGCTTATAAGGGTGGCAAAGAGAATTATTGGCGTAAATTAACTCTTGATG ATGTTCCTCGTCACACCATGTTCTATGACATAGTGGACTACCTGTACAGTCACAGGATCTCAGATAGACTCCGTGCGGAAGTTCCCTTGCTGATGGTCAGACCCATCAATCAGGGCATACAACGACAACACATCAAGATCGTCTCCCAGTTCAG GCCCCTCCCCACAGTCTACACAGCCCCTGTGTCCACTCACATAGGCTCACACCCCATCCAGTACACAGGCACAGAGAGACGCTCTCGACAGGCCCGGCTACGTGCCAAGAAGATGAGGAAGGCATTTGGCATTTCAGAG AGAGGTGACCCAGAATATGGAGGTGATGAGGGTCTGGAGGGAATGGGGGTAGTAGGGGCTCTGGAAGGGGGAGATGACGACTGGGAAGATGAAGCCAACAAGCTATATGAGTGGACACAAGAACTGTCGTTTGAAGACATTGCCAAAACGCCACGAGTAGTAACGTAA